A stretch of DNA from Maridesulfovibrio sp.:
ATCTGAAAATGATTGATGTTCCTTCCGGCAAGGTTTTATGGGCTTCGTCCTCTTCTAATTCCGGAGGGTGCTTTTTCGGATGTACGGATTCCCTCAACAGCGTGGCTCAGGATACCCTGGCGGAAATGGTTCAGACCATGTCCGATACACCTGCTCAATAATTGCGGTCCTGATCGTGGTTGGGTTCAGCCTTTTCGGATACAGGATCGCATTCGGGAAAAATCCGGCCCGGATTTCTTCCTGGGCCTGTTATTACGGCAGTGCCGACCGAACTTCAGACCTCTTGAAGTTCGATCTCTGCGTGCTTTCGGAAACCGGGCAGGACCCGGCACCGCTGCGTTCTCAAGGGCGTAAGGCGCTTGCTTACATCAGTCTCGGAGAATTGCACGGGAACAGTCAGTATCTTGAAGAGGCTAAAAAGCAGGGGTTGTTATCCCGTTATAATGAGAATTGGGATTCATGGGTTGTGGATGTGCGCCGTCCGGAATGGCGGAAACTGCTTTTCGACAAATTGATTCCGAATGCGCTTGCCCGCGGATATGACGGGCTTTTTTTTGATACGCTTGATTCTCCGATAGACATGCAGCGCCGTGATCCGGATGCCTACAAAGGCACCGAGCGGGCCTGTGTGGAACTGGTCAGGGCCATTCGCGAAAAATTCCCAGATCTCATTCTCTGCCAGAATCGCGGCTTCGAGATAATACGGCGTACTGCCCCGTATCTTGATTACCTGCTTATCGAGGGGCTGACCTGTTCCATGGCCCCGGACTCGAAGGAAGCCTCGGCAGTTCCCCATGCAGACCGCGATTTTCTGCTCGCCAAAACCGCAGAGGCGGTAAAAGCGAATCCGAAACTTGTTGTCCTCAGCCTGGATTACGCCCCGGCGGACGACTCATTTAATATCGGCAGCGCCTGTGAATTTTCCAGAAAACAGGGGTTTGTGCCGTATGTAAGCACTCCGGCCCTTGATGAGGTTTTTGTCCATGCGCAATGTTTTTAGTCTGCTTATTCTGCTGGCTGTGATCTGTGCCGCTCTTCCTGCCTCAGCCGGACCTGATCCGGTCAAGCGCAAGGTCCTTGTCCTTTACGACAGTTCCGATGAAAGAACTGCGCAGGAGAACCT
This window harbors:
- a CDS encoding endo alpha-1,4 polygalactosaminidase — translated: MVGFSLFGYRIAFGKNPARISSWACYYGSADRTSDLLKFDLCVLSETGQDPAPLRSQGRKALAYISLGELHGNSQYLEEAKKQGLLSRYNENWDSWVVDVRRPEWRKLLFDKLIPNALARGYDGLFFDTLDSPIDMQRRDPDAYKGTERACVELVRAIREKFPDLILCQNRGFEIIRRTAPYLDYLLIEGLTCSMAPDSKEASAVPHADRDFLLAKTAEAVKANPKLVVLSLDYAPADDSFNIGSACEFSRKQGFVPYVSTPALDEVFVHAQCF